A window of the Nocardia sp. NBC_01329 genome harbors these coding sequences:
- a CDS encoding DoxX family protein: MADTTPAGAPDSGRTPALRLAALLLGAGVAHFVAPELFDSTIPPQLPGKARSYTYWSGVAEIGVGTALLVPRTRRLGGRLATLLFIAVFPANIQLAVDTVRNPKAPSVLKVVWLLRLPLQWPLISRALTVSRRSPRYRLPECRCAGSRMP, translated from the coding sequence ATGGCAGATACCACCCCGGCGGGCGCCCCGGATTCCGGTCGCACTCCGGCGCTACGACTGGCCGCGCTGCTCCTCGGCGCCGGCGTCGCGCATTTCGTCGCTCCCGAACTGTTCGATTCGACGATTCCCCCGCAGTTGCCCGGAAAGGCGCGCTCTTACACCTACTGGTCCGGTGTCGCCGAAATCGGCGTGGGTACTGCCCTGTTGGTCCCGCGCACGCGTCGGCTCGGCGGCCGCCTGGCGACTCTGCTGTTCATCGCGGTGTTCCCAGCGAATATCCAGCTCGCCGTCGATACGGTGCGCAATCCGAAGGCGCCCTCGGTACTCAAGGTGGTCTGGCTGCTGCGGCTGCCGCTGCAATGGCCGCTGATCTCCCGGGCGCTGACGGTGAGCCGCCGCTCGCCGCGGTACCGACTTCCCGAATGTAGGTGTGCCGGCAGCCGAATGCCCTAA
- a CDS encoding potassium channel family protein encodes MSSRFADLGSRARGVPGPPDFALVGLLRIPEAQSSPWISLTRRVMFAVGLLCAAAIVVYIGRDGYRDSADETVTLLDAFYYATVSLSTTGYGDIAPVTPSARLVNIFVITPLRVLFLIVLVGTTLAVLTERSRQALKIQRWRRTVRNHTVVVGYGTKGRTAIDAMLGDGVQPADIVVVDTDAVSLEAASTAGLVTVHGSATQSDVLRLAGVQNALSVIVATNRDDTAVLVTLTARELTKKAKIVASIRESENTHLLRQSGADSVVVSSETTGRLLGIATTTPSVVEMMEDLLTPEHGFAVAEREVEPSEVGGSPRHLSDIVLGVVRAGVLVRVGEPSVDALESGDKLLYIRRAR; translated from the coding sequence GTGAGTTCGCGGTTCGCCGATCTCGGGAGCCGGGCCCGGGGCGTGCCCGGGCCACCGGATTTCGCGCTGGTCGGCCTGCTCCGTATCCCGGAGGCCCAGAGCAGCCCCTGGATATCGTTGACCCGGCGGGTGATGTTCGCGGTCGGGCTACTGTGCGCGGCGGCGATCGTCGTCTATATCGGCCGGGACGGCTACCGGGACAGTGCCGACGAAACGGTGACCCTGCTGGACGCGTTCTACTACGCGACCGTATCGCTGTCCACCACCGGGTACGGCGATATCGCGCCGGTCACGCCGTCGGCCCGGTTGGTGAACATCTTCGTCATCACGCCGTTGCGAGTGCTGTTCCTCATCGTCCTGGTCGGTACCACCCTGGCGGTACTCACCGAACGTTCCCGCCAGGCCTTGAAGATCCAGCGTTGGAGGCGCACCGTGCGTAATCACACCGTCGTCGTCGGGTACGGCACCAAGGGCCGTACCGCCATCGACGCCATGCTCGGTGACGGCGTGCAACCCGCCGACATCGTCGTCGTCGACACCGACGCGGTGAGCCTGGAAGCGGCCTCGACCGCCGGGCTCGTCACCGTGCACGGTTCGGCCACCCAGTCCGATGTGCTGCGGCTGGCAGGTGTCCAGAACGCGTTGTCGGTCATCGTGGCCACCAATCGGGACGACACCGCAGTCCTGGTCACCCTCACGGCCCGGGAGCTCACCAAGAAGGCCAAGATCGTCGCCTCCATCCGCGAATCGGAGAACACCCATCTGCTGCGGCAATCCGGTGCCGATTCGGTGGTGGTTTCTTCGGAGACCACGGGCCGCCTGCTCGGCATCGCCACCACGACGCCCAGCGTCGTGGAGATGATGGAGGATCTGCTGACCCCGGAGCACGGTTTCGCGGTCGCCGAACGCGAGGTCGAACCGAGTGAGGTCGGCGGGTCGCCGCGTCATCTCAGCGATATCGTGCTCGGCGTCGTGCGGGCCGGTGTACTTGTCCGCGTCGGTGAACCGTCGGTCGATGCCCTGGAATCCGGCGACAAACTGCTCTACATCCGTCGCGCCCGCTGA
- the nudC gene encoding NAD(+) diphosphatase has translation MAVFQLNQIPLLSRSALDRADHLRTDEQALKQGWATARLLRVGRRGAVRYESGALIWDSTLELSAEPSPEAVFLGVDDGVHLWAVADSSLTGTLRDLRQLADASIDDFTAGVMSAALALINWHAGAAFHGIDGTPTVPAKGGWSRVAEDGREEFPRTDPAVICLIHDGADRVLLGRQASWPETMFSLLAGFVEAGESLERCVEREMREEVGLDVRDIEYLGSQPWPFPRSLMLGFCAQADPGQPLVFSDGEIAEAHWFTRDEVRTALAAGDWRARPEDGAATSATSTRLLLPGSISIARTIVESWVAAGR, from the coding sequence GTGGCCGTCTTCCAACTCAACCAGATTCCCCTGCTGTCCCGTTCGGCGCTCGACCGTGCCGACCATCTGCGCACCGACGAACAGGCGTTGAAACAGGGCTGGGCCACGGCCCGGTTGCTGCGGGTCGGGCGGCGCGGTGCGGTGCGCTACGAGTCGGGCGCGCTGATCTGGGATTCCACCCTGGAACTTTCGGCCGAACCCAGCCCTGAGGCCGTCTTCCTCGGCGTCGACGACGGTGTCCACCTGTGGGCGGTCGCCGACAGCTCGCTCACCGGGACGCTCCGGGATCTGCGTCAACTCGCCGACGCCTCGATCGACGATTTCACGGCCGGGGTGATGTCGGCCGCGCTGGCGCTGATCAATTGGCACGCCGGCGCCGCTTTCCACGGGATCGACGGCACACCGACCGTACCGGCCAAAGGAGGCTGGTCTCGGGTGGCCGAGGACGGTCGCGAGGAGTTTCCGCGTACGGACCCGGCTGTGATCTGTCTCATCCACGACGGCGCCGACCGGGTGCTGCTGGGCCGGCAGGCGAGCTGGCCGGAGACTATGTTCTCGCTGCTGGCCGGGTTCGTGGAGGCGGGCGAGTCGCTGGAGCGATGCGTCGAACGGGAAATGAGGGAGGAGGTCGGGCTCGATGTCCGCGATATCGAATACCTCGGCAGCCAACCCTGGCCGTTCCCGCGGTCGTTGATGCTCGGTTTCTGCGCGCAGGCCGACCCCGGTCAGCCGCTGGTCTTCTCCGACGGAGAGATCGCCGAGGCGCACTGGTTCACCCGCGACGAAGTGCGGACCGCCCTGGCGGCGGGTGATTGGCGGGCCCGGCCGGAGGATGGTGCGGCCACATCCGCGACCAGCACGCGGCTGCTCTTGCCCGGTTCGATTTCGATCGCCCGGACGATCGTCGAATCCTGGGTGGCCGCCGGTCGGTGA
- a CDS encoding ATP-dependent helicase, with the protein MSARVSPEHLADALGLPPPTAEQAAVIAAPPGPALVVAGAGAGKTETMAARVVWMVANRLVTPEEVLGLTFTRKAAQQLTARIRTRLARLAGSRLLRDLDPSGDLRATLAGAEPEISTYHSYAGRLLSEHGLLLPVEPSAALLTETQLWQLAHQVVRGWDGDLETDRSPLTVTEAVLALSGQLAEHLVEPEDLAEAHTELEKLVHTLPPGPRQRGGPNKDLLSILRAQRERVALLPLVRQLRETLHQRGALDFGAQMSLAARLAAEHPEVATAERARFRLVLLDEYQDTGHAQRILLSALFGAGYPARLRGRRARGVPAPELSVTAVGDPMQSIYGWRGASAANLPRFTTDFPVAPDIPAPVLPLLTSWRNPPEALDLANMVVEPLRVAARAGGGVTVDALRAKPGAQSGAVALALTDTVAGERRWIAERIAAEWVAARAAERPPPTSAVLIRRNADAAELAEALRAQGLPVEIVGLGGLLSTPEVADIVATLRLIADPAAGSAAVRILTGARWRLGSADLAALARRARELSISRDPGADITDSATLATALHEVAPEPAERAGLADAIADPGPRDRYSVAGYRRVTALGRELATLRERAAQPLTELVADVERTIGVGVESQARRALAGSGAGREHLDAFAEVVAGYAGDIFRGEGRSDASSLGGLLAFLSAAESVENGLEPGEVEVAPDRVQVLTVHAAKGLEWEVVAVPHVTRDVFPSTRGVNTWLGALAELPTTLRGDRATAESPDGVPVLDLSEVTDRAELQRGLTAHKEALARRRLDEDRRLFYVALTRTERVLLVSAHHWPETGDKPKGPSEFLLEVKTAAEQPGSGVDIASWAAEPEPGEPNPLATTPVTAAWPGDPLGNRRAETEAGAALVHAALAESAESADGPEPDADPDGWVADVDALLAEYRAGAAAAAEVELPTQLPATALVEMRADPGRLAARLRRPLPYPPNPLARRGTAFHAWVQRWFATDQLPGLDDLPGAADAGAAADAELARMQDAFLSSPWSARRPVEVEVPFETTIAGVVIRGRMDAVFAEPGGGWTVVDWKTGAEPGPADEVAVAVQLAVYRLAWARLLAARTGETEERMLERIGAAFHYVRSGRTVAPERLPGPEELVALLTESTRPDETRYDETGD; encoded by the coding sequence GTGAGCGCCCGGGTCTCGCCGGAACATCTGGCCGACGCACTCGGGCTCCCCCCGCCGACCGCCGAACAAGCCGCGGTGATCGCCGCGCCCCCCGGTCCGGCGCTGGTGGTGGCCGGGGCGGGCGCGGGCAAAACGGAGACCATGGCGGCTCGGGTGGTCTGGATGGTGGCCAACCGGCTGGTAACACCTGAAGAGGTGCTCGGGCTGACCTTCACCCGTAAAGCCGCCCAGCAGCTCACGGCGCGGATCCGCACTCGGCTGGCCCGGCTGGCCGGGTCCCGGTTGCTGCGCGATCTCGATCCATCGGGTGATCTGCGCGCCACCCTGGCCGGCGCGGAACCTGAGATCAGTACCTACCACTCGTATGCCGGTCGGCTGCTGAGCGAGCACGGTCTGTTGCTTCCGGTGGAACCCTCGGCAGCCCTGCTCACCGAAACCCAGCTGTGGCAGCTCGCCCATCAGGTGGTGCGTGGCTGGGACGGAGATCTGGAGACCGATCGTTCGCCGCTGACGGTCACCGAGGCGGTGCTCGCGCTGTCCGGTCAGCTGGCCGAACATCTGGTGGAACCCGAAGACCTGGCCGAGGCGCATACCGAACTCGAGAAACTCGTGCACACCCTCCCGCCCGGCCCGCGGCAGCGTGGCGGCCCGAACAAGGATCTGCTCTCGATCCTGCGCGCGCAGCGGGAACGCGTCGCCCTGCTCCCGCTGGTCCGGCAACTCCGGGAAACATTGCATCAGCGCGGTGCCCTGGATTTCGGAGCCCAGATGTCACTCGCGGCGCGGCTGGCCGCCGAGCACCCCGAGGTGGCGACGGCCGAGCGTGCTCGCTTCCGGCTGGTGCTGCTGGACGAGTACCAGGACACCGGCCATGCGCAGCGCATCCTGCTGTCCGCGCTGTTCGGTGCCGGTTATCCGGCGCGGCTCCGCGGCCGGCGCGCCCGCGGGGTCCCGGCGCCCGAGCTCTCGGTGACGGCAGTCGGCGATCCCATGCAGTCCATCTACGGCTGGCGTGGAGCCTCGGCCGCCAACCTGCCGCGCTTCACCACGGATTTCCCGGTCGCTCCGGATATTCCGGCGCCGGTGCTGCCGCTGCTCACCAGTTGGCGTAACCCGCCCGAGGCGCTCGACTTGGCGAATATGGTCGTGGAACCACTGCGCGTGGCGGCTCGGGCCGGCGGCGGGGTCACCGTCGATGCGCTGCGCGCGAAACCGGGTGCGCAATCGGGTGCCGTCGCGCTCGCGCTCACCGATACGGTCGCCGGTGAACGCCGTTGGATCGCCGAACGGATCGCCGCCGAATGGGTGGCGGCTCGCGCCGCCGAACGGCCGCCACCCACCTCCGCAGTGCTGATCCGCCGCAATGCCGATGCCGCCGAACTGGCCGAGGCGTTGCGGGCGCAGGGATTACCGGTCGAGATCGTCGGTCTGGGCGGTCTGTTGTCGACGCCGGAGGTCGCCGATATCGTCGCCACGCTGCGCCTCATCGCCGACCCCGCCGCCGGCAGCGCCGCTGTCCGGATCCTCACCGGCGCCCGTTGGCGCCTCGGCAGCGCCGATCTGGCGGCGCTGGCCCGGCGGGCCCGCGAACTGTCGATCAGCCGTGACCCCGGCGCCGATATCACCGATTCCGCGACCCTGGCGACGGCTCTGCACGAGGTCGCCCCCGAACCCGCCGAACGGGCAGGCCTGGCCGACGCGATCGCCGACCCCGGTCCGCGGGACCGCTATTCGGTGGCCGGATACCGGCGGGTGACCGCATTGGGCCGGGAACTGGCGACGCTGCGTGAACGGGCCGCGCAACCGCTGACCGAACTGGTCGCCGATGTGGAACGCACCATCGGCGTCGGGGTCGAGAGTCAGGCGCGTCGCGCGCTGGCCGGTTCCGGTGCCGGACGTGAACATCTGGATGCCTTCGCCGAGGTGGTCGCGGGATACGCCGGCGACATCTTCCGTGGCGAAGGTAGGTCCGACGCGTCGAGCCTGGGTGGCCTGCTCGCCTTCCTCAGTGCCGCCGAATCGGTGGAGAACGGACTGGAACCCGGCGAGGTCGAGGTGGCCCCGGACCGTGTCCAGGTGCTCACCGTGCACGCGGCCAAAGGGCTGGAATGGGAGGTTGTCGCGGTACCGCACGTCACCCGCGATGTGTTTCCGTCCACTCGCGGGGTGAACACCTGGCTGGGTGCCCTGGCCGAACTGCCCACGACCCTGCGCGGTGACAGGGCCACCGCGGAGTCCCCGGACGGGGTTCCGGTGCTCGATCTGTCCGAGGTCACCGATCGCGCCGAACTGCAACGAGGTCTCACCGCGCACAAGGAGGCGCTGGCGCGGCGGCGGCTGGACGAGGACCGCCGCCTGTTCTATGTGGCGCTCACCCGCACCGAACGGGTCCTGCTCGTCTCGGCCCATCACTGGCCCGAAACCGGAGACAAGCCCAAAGGCCCCTCGGAATTCCTGCTCGAGGTGAAAACCGCTGCCGAACAGCCCGGCAGCGGAGTCGATATCGCGTCCTGGGCCGCCGAACCCGAACCCGGCGAACCGAATCCGCTGGCCACCACCCCGGTCACCGCAGCCTGGCCCGGTGATCCGCTCGGGAACCGCCGCGCCGAGACCGAGGCGGGCGCCGCGCTCGTGCACGCGGCCCTGGCCGAATCGGCCGAAAGCGCGGACGGTCCGGAACCCGATGCGGACCCCGACGGTTGGGTCGCTGATGTCGACGCGCTGCTCGCCGAGTACCGGGCCGGTGCGGCCGCCGCGGCGGAGGTCGAACTGCCCACGCAGCTCCCGGCGACGGCTCTGGTCGAAATGCGCGCCGACCCGGGCAGGCTGGCCGCCCGGCTGCGCCGCCCGCTGCCTTATCCGCCCAACCCACTGGCCCGCCGCGGCACCGCCTTCCATGCCTGGGTACAGCGCTGGTTCGCCACTGACCAGTTGCCCGGTCTGGACGATCTGCCCGGCGCGGCCGACGCGGGGGCGGCCGCCGATGCCGAACTGGCCCGGATGCAGGACGCGTTCCTGTCCTCGCCCTGGTCGGCGCGGCGCCCGGTGGAGGTCGAGGTGCCGTTCGAGACCACCATCGCCGGGGTGGTGATCCGGGGCCGGATGGACGCGGTGTTCGCCGAACCCGGCGGCGGCTGGACCGTTGTCGACTGGAAGACCGGCGCCGAACCCGGCCCGGCCGACGAAGTGGCGGTCGCAGTGCAGCTGGCGGTCTACCGGCTGGCCTGGGCCCGGTTGCTGGCCGCGCGGACCGGAGAGACCGAAGAGCGGATGCTGGAGCGGATCGGTGCCGCCTTCCACTACGTGCGCAGCGGACGCACTGTGGCGCCCGAGCGGCTACCCGGCCCGGAGGAGCTGGTGGCACTGCTCACCGAATCGACCCGCCCGGATGAGACGAGATACGACGAGACAGGAGATTAG
- a CDS encoding PD-(D/E)XK nuclease family protein — protein MVRSDRPVRLVRRKAAAPRARTWGADLGALFGTAAAATDAQPGADRIWRVLGGPGTGKTALLVDVAAARIAGGAEPESVLLLTHSKQAAGAARAALTERLDHWAVCAPVVAGISDEPGPGADGTVPLFVLPAPASPSPAPVAPGATREPLARTIHSYSFGILRRQAARHGNPAPRLLTGAEQDAVLREMLRGDIADIAAGAGELWPRRLQPALGLTGFADELRDLMLRATERGLGPEDLIELGRRRDRPDWVAAGGFALRYEQAMLLRWSVGVAAPEASAPALNAAELIGAALDALAGDAELLAAERTRLRCLLVDDAQHLDPQAALLVRVLAEGVATTVVAGDPDQAVYTFRGADSRFLTEFEVPEARRIVLYDNHRSGPAINTATARIASRLPGAAAHRVTRADLGPADRGDLPPDPEEPNPAVVRVRVLGSPAKEASLIADHLRRAHLTDGVPWSEMAVVVRSVPLLLPPLRRALLAAGVPIAQPANDMPLARRRGAAWMLMALRAVLAAEATPRGTGTTRSLFGPDEALDLLAGPLGGADSIALRRLRRGIRRTTVELARTTGPDTPTAVFPLEPVDEPPVLDPDRLDDPTDLTDSTDVSAPRDPFADIGRHAADADWYGLEEDYATDPWEGLPPEPPAEDEDFPPESYSGAVEPEAGDTGTELPVPPSFGEGASPIPGSRAAAAPDRPSAAPDRPSAAPDRPSAAPDRPSAEVLRDLLLGSGDDRIPAGLTEVELAPLNRAACALDRARRVRRDGGGLEDVLWALWTGSRLERRWLAQSERGGAAGMQADRDLDAAVALFDAAAAYTDRLPGATIEGFVEYLLQQQIPQDRAVRAHREEAVDLLSAHAAAGREWEVVAVAGVQEGIWPDPRPRGTLLHTEDLVDDIAGITERVSRAAPILAEERRLLFVACSRARRSLLVTAVESVTGDRDLVPSRFLAELLGGDTGGEPGALPIAEPGRVLALHALIAELRAAVCDPDAGDERRDRAARQLARLALAGIPGTAPDDWYGVPEVSSTETLWDDDAPIALSPSTVELLRTCPLRWALERNGGSDGENPYAVKGTLVHTLVQALAGRVPLEQVRAELAKSWSDIDPETGWYSRQELRRTEAMLDAFVAWVRSTRGELTQAGIEVPVDCVLPAPGGVLPTAGGAMPTAGGAMPTAGGAMPTAGKDTPEVRIRGRIDRLERDAEGRFVIVDVKTGKSPVSEADAVQHAQLATYQVAAAAGALQEETTGEPEPGGARLVYVGVPASSGIAKERVQPALDAEALDTWRETIHAAAASTEGPGFLAIRNEGCRHCAVKNSCPVQDAGRQVTDE, from the coding sequence GTGGTGCGTTCGGATAGGCCGGTGCGGCTGGTGCGCCGGAAAGCGGCGGCTCCCCGGGCTCGGACCTGGGGTGCCGATCTCGGCGCGCTGTTCGGCACCGCTGCGGCGGCTACCGACGCGCAACCGGGCGCGGACCGGATCTGGCGAGTGCTCGGCGGTCCCGGCACCGGGAAAACGGCGTTACTGGTCGATGTGGCGGCCGCGCGGATCGCGGGCGGGGCGGAACCGGAATCGGTGCTCCTGCTCACCCACTCCAAACAGGCGGCCGGTGCGGCCCGGGCCGCGCTCACCGAACGGCTCGACCACTGGGCGGTGTGCGCGCCGGTCGTGGCGGGGATCTCCGACGAGCCGGGGCCGGGCGCGGATGGCACCGTTCCGCTCTTCGTGCTCCCCGCCCCGGCTTCGCCGTCACCCGCTCCGGTCGCCCCCGGCGCCACCCGGGAACCCTTGGCCCGCACTATCCACTCGTATTCTTTCGGAATTCTGCGTCGTCAGGCCGCGCGGCACGGCAACCCGGCGCCGCGGCTGCTCACCGGTGCCGAACAGGACGCGGTGCTGCGTGAGATGTTGCGCGGCGATATCGCCGATATCGCCGCCGGAGCCGGTGAGCTGTGGCCCCGGCGACTACAGCCCGCGCTGGGCCTGACCGGTTTCGCCGACGAACTACGCGACCTCATGTTGCGGGCCACCGAGCGCGGACTCGGCCCGGAGGACCTGATCGAACTCGGGCGGCGGCGCGACCGGCCCGACTGGGTCGCGGCCGGTGGTTTCGCCCTGCGCTACGAACAGGCGATGCTGCTGCGCTGGTCGGTCGGGGTGGCCGCACCGGAAGCCTCGGCACCTGCCCTGAACGCTGCGGAACTGATAGGTGCGGCCCTGGACGCACTGGCCGGTGACGCCGAACTGCTGGCGGCCGAACGGACGCGGCTGCGTTGTCTGCTCGTCGACGATGCCCAGCATCTGGATCCGCAGGCGGCGCTGCTGGTGCGGGTACTGGCCGAGGGTGTCGCGACCACGGTCGTAGCCGGTGATCCGGATCAGGCGGTCTACACCTTCCGCGGTGCGGATTCGCGCTTCCTCACCGAATTCGAGGTGCCGGAGGCGCGGCGCATCGTCCTCTACGACAACCACCGATCCGGTCCGGCGATCAACACCGCCACCGCCCGGATCGCGTCCCGGCTGCCGGGCGCCGCCGCACACCGGGTCACTCGGGCCGATCTGGGGCCCGCGGACCGCGGTGACCTCCCACCGGACCCGGAGGAGCCCAACCCGGCGGTGGTCCGGGTCCGGGTACTGGGCAGTCCGGCCAAGGAAGCCTCGCTGATCGCGGATCATCTGCGTCGCGCCCATCTCACCGACGGGGTGCCGTGGTCGGAGATGGCGGTCGTCGTGCGTTCGGTTCCGCTGCTGCTGCCGCCGCTGCGCCGGGCCCTGCTGGCGGCCGGGGTACCGATCGCGCAGCCCGCGAACGATATGCCGCTGGCCCGGCGCCGCGGCGCCGCCTGGATGCTGATGGCTTTGCGGGCGGTACTCGCGGCGGAAGCCACACCGCGCGGCACCGGAACCACCCGATCCCTGTTCGGGCCCGACGAGGCGCTCGATTTGCTGGCCGGCCCCCTCGGCGGAGCCGATTCGATCGCCCTACGCCGGCTGCGCCGCGGGATCCGCCGCACCACGGTGGAACTCGCCCGCACCACGGGCCCGGACACTCCCACGGCGGTCTTCCCGCTCGAACCGGTGGACGAACCGCCCGTTCTCGACCCCGATCGACTCGACGACCCCACCGACCTCACCGACTCCACCGATGTCTCCGCGCCCCGGGATCCCTTCGCCGATATCGGTCGTCATGCGGCCGACGCGGATTGGTACGGGCTCGAGGAGGACTACGCCACCGACCCTTGGGAGGGCCTCCCACCCGAGCCTCCCGCCGAGGACGAGGACTTCCCGCCCGAGTCGTACTCCGGCGCGGTCGAGCCGGAGGCCGGAGATACCGGAACGGAACTTCCGGTGCCGCCGAGCTTCGGCGAAGGTGCCTCCCCGATACCGGGTTCCCGCGCTGCCGCCGCGCCCGACCGCCCTTCGGCGGCGCCCGACCGCCCTTCGGCGGCGCCCGACCGCCCTTCGGCGGCGCCCGACCGCCCTTCGGCGGAGGTGCTGCGGGATCTGCTGCTCGGTTCCGGTGACGACCGGATCCCGGCCGGTCTCACCGAGGTCGAGCTCGCACCGCTGAACCGGGCGGCATGCGCGCTGGACCGCGCGCGCCGGGTCCGGCGCGACGGCGGCGGGCTCGAAGACGTGCTGTGGGCCTTGTGGACCGGGTCGCGGCTCGAGCGGCGCTGGCTGGCACAATCCGAGCGCGGGGGCGCGGCGGGTATGCAGGCCGACCGTGATCTCGACGCCGCCGTAGCGTTGTTCGACGCGGCGGCCGCCTATACCGACCGGCTGCCGGGCGCGACCATCGAGGGTTTCGTCGAATATCTGCTCCAGCAGCAGATTCCGCAGGACCGGGCCGTGCGAGCGCACCGGGAGGAGGCGGTGGATCTGCTGAGCGCTCACGCGGCGGCCGGCCGGGAATGGGAGGTCGTCGCCGTCGCCGGAGTCCAGGAGGGGATCTGGCCGGATCCCCGCCCTCGGGGCACGCTGCTGCACACCGAGGACCTGGTGGACGATATCGCCGGGATCACCGAACGGGTCAGTCGCGCGGCGCCGATTCTGGCCGAGGAACGCCGGCTGCTGTTCGTGGCGTGCAGCCGGGCCCGGCGGTCGCTGCTGGTGACCGCGGTGGAATCGGTGACCGGCGACCGTGATCTGGTTCCTTCCCGGTTTCTGGCCGAACTGCTCGGCGGAGATACCGGCGGTGAACCCGGTGCGCTCCCGATCGCCGAACCCGGCCGGGTGCTCGCCCTGCACGCGCTGATCGCCGAATTACGCGCCGCGGTCTGCGATCCGGACGCCGGCGACGAACGCCGTGACCGCGCCGCGCGGCAGTTGGCCCGGCTCGCGCTTGCCGGGATCCCCGGCACCGCGCCCGACGACTGGTACGGCGTGCCCGAAGTCAGCTCCACCGAGACGCTGTGGGACGACGACGCGCCGATCGCGCTGTCCCCGTCGACCGTGGAACTGCTGCGGACCTGCCCGCTGCGGTGGGCGCTGGAACGGAACGGCGGCTCGGACGGTGAAAACCCCTACGCGGTCAAGGGAACCCTGGTGCACACCTTGGTCCAGGCGTTGGCGGGCCGGGTACCGCTCGAACAGGTCCGCGCCGAACTCGCCAAGAGCTGGTCCGATATCGATCCCGAGACCGGCTGGTACTCCCGGCAGGAACTGCGCCGCACCGAGGCCATGCTGGACGCGTTCGTCGCCTGGGTCCGCAGCACGCGCGGTGAACTCACCCAGGCCGGTATCGAGGTGCCGGTCGACTGTGTCCTGCCCGCACCGGGCGGTGTCTTGCCCACCGCGGGCGGTGCTATGCCCACCGCGGGCGGTGCTATGCCCACCGCGGGCGGTGCTATGCCCACTGCGGGCAAAGATACGCCCGAGGTCCGGATCCGCGGTCGGATCGACCGGCTCGAACGCGATGCCGAGGGCCGGTTCGTGATCGTCGATGTGAAAACGGGTAAGAGTCCGGTCAGCGAGGCAGATGCGGTCCAGCACGCGCAGCTGGCGACCTATCAGGTCGCGGCCGCCGCGGGCGCCCTGCAGGAGGAGACCACCGGCGAACCCGAACCCGGGGGTGCCCGGCTGGTGTATGTCGGGGTACCGGCATCCAGCGGGATCGCCAAGGAACGGGTACAGCCTGCCCTGGACGCCGAAGCGCTGGACACTTGGCGCGAGACCATCCACGCCGCGGCCGCGAGCACCGAAGGCCCCGGCTTCCTGGCCATCCGCAACGAGGGCTGCCGGCACTGCGCCGTGAAGAACAGCTGCCCGGTGCAGGACGCCGGGCGTCAGGTGACCGACGAGTGA